ttatttatacacTTTTGTAAATACGGTcgctttatatttaatctCTTTTAcctaaataaaaaaataatggtaATTAAAGAAACCCGACACCACACTATATGCTtctctaaaaaaaatatatattcttttcttttaaattttaataatgaaattatatacataatataacattttaaattcttaatacaattttttttttttaaattacatCAACTTCaatagaataaataaaaattatattttttatttcctctACAATCAtggtaaaaaaaacagtagtattattttcaaaaatccAAAAAACATTTACTTAATATGTctatacataataaatggATATACGATGATAAATCTATTTCATATATCCAAAAGATACATATATTGGCCacccaaaaaaaaaataaaaacattaaagGTAAGAATAAGTAATAATTCGATTTATATAGTGTGTGCATATTTTGCATCCCAAGCttgtatatgtattattataattttagcTATTTCCAAAGGTAtagaaacaaaattaatatctatacatttttttcatggtTATTAGTTTCCCTCGggtaaaaaatgttttattttcattggGAAAAGAGACGAAGATGGTAAAGAAGAACCAGTCTTATGTTTTGTTGACAAgtatgaaaagaaaaatgacAAATACTTttagaagaaaaataattaatatatatatgtgtaaacTTGTAGGAATGTAATTTATATGCTTGTTTTAGCTTACATTATAATACTTGTATATCTATGCATTCATGtattcaaattattatttccattcAATCATACAGCCAAAACCATAAACTAACTTGGATGAACGAGGaagaatttttaaattttgaaaagcTGGTATGTGTTTtcctatatattatacataccatgatatgcatatattttatcatttttctatggctatacataattattatgaatgTTTATGCTTTTGTAGATGCCTAGGCTAGATAGCTATTTTTCCCtttatttagaaaaagCCAAAAAGGTGaaagaacaaaatatgCTAATGGAAGAAGAATATAGAAAGACCTTTCAtgaataagaaaaatagcaattttttattgtatttttttaacattcGTATTattgtgtattttttttaaatatttgcatatatacacatgtTGGGATATGTGTTCCCCATTTTTTCATGTTACTCCTCTTTTTTCTTGtatttaaacaaaatttaataattggagaaattgtatatatgtatgtgcatatgcatacattCTTAAATCTCTGTTTTGTTTAATATAACAAGGAATGAATAGTATAAacgaaaataaaacatcaatatatataatgtatattaaATGCGGGAATATTCCTACGCAAACAAAAAGGTAGTgttatattcaaataaaaaaaaaaatgttacaGTAGCCATTATTTCAATCAGCAAGCAAATTTTCACATATATGTcaacattatatattttaataaaaatcctcttaaactaaaaaaaatatcgttatcttaaaaaatatggctCTATCTATTATCTTGCATTTGTAGCATGTACATATGTCTATCCATATGTATACATGTCAATAGGAAAAATTGCCAtccttttaaattttactaATAATATGCAGAATAACTACTGTTGCCATAAATATTAAGGTTGATATTAAAACGGTTTGTGGCGTTCTGAcaaagtaataaaaaaaatatatatgtatgcattaTTACATGCACAAGTAAGGTATTCGAGCGTTTATGTGATCTAGCTAgccattttcataaaaaaaaaaaaaaaaaattatgcacACGCTTACAATTTAAAACCGGGGGAATCATCtccataaatttttaatatggtATTTCCACTGACGCTACCTCTTCCTTGATTATTGCTACTTGTTTGGCCACCACTTGGGGTTGGTCTTCGTCtaaacataatataaacaaaaattaaattataaaattatttccatatcactttattttgtgttaattttaatgtgaatatttttttttattttaatataatagtgtatatatgtaataatttcATACCTTGCGGGTGTTCTCACACCACCAACGATTACTGGAGGagtattattcattttgttatattatatggatTAATTTAGCTACCAAAAATATGGTaagtaaaaattatacgaatataaatatacaagaatatatataaataataaagggaatatgataaatagtatatatattgaactttattttacatacaaaaattattacaaatatttttaagtattaaaatagtgataaaaatgtataatcTAATATAGTCTTACTTactaaaattttatgtGTTGTTaaagtttttaaaatgtttcaAACTAGCTTTtcctttattataaaatatttatttttgttttatatatttataaaatatttcttatttatttgattatttgtatatttttttttttgcaattaTTTtggatattattttgtgatATTTGTGTTAATTAATTGTAATCACCTTTTTTACGAGATATTACATACtatgtgcatataataGTTTTACTTCCGTTTCTTAAGAAttccatttaaaaattaagcttacaaatttttttaaatattttatctttattttataaatatgaaataattaaaagggaaataaaataaaaaatggtaatatataatacataggTATAAGCTCATTTTATTGAATTACGTTTAGTAGTGTTTCCCCTTTTTCGcacatttttgtattatatttattatttatattttttaattttgttcttAAATATATGGGCTATTCATTTTGCTAAATTTTCCtgcaatttttattactatattttaatatatagtaGACATCCATGTATATTATTCCTATTCGTTCACACAATGGATGGATCAAAGGCATGGCTTATTGTATGTACCTTTACAGATCCACACACAAAGAtcttaattttgtatatgtaatacattttacaactgttataattttaaatttttcaacaaaataggaaataaaaaaaaataaaatccaTAGCTTATATTTACACAAGCAGGGAATTACTTGAGAATtataaaactatttttcaaacccttatttttttgaattaccACAccttattaaatatatactaatgAGGTTTGCcccatattatatatgcataaatggTTCGCAATTTTGATAAGTATGCAATAATATGATAACTTATGTTCTTATGctatataaataagcaTTTTAAAAGTGATGTATGCCCAAATCTTAGGAAGCTTATTGGAGCAACATCGACACTTATATAACCATAGGTGCTATAACCATGTGTGGAAGATTTGCTTAtatctttaaaataaaaattaaatgatcaAAAGTTAGTATGggaaaaatgtataaataagcagtagtaaataaaaaaaaatattatatacgcATGTATGTGTGCATAACAcctatttataaattatttacgAATTCAAAGACACTTTTACATATAAAGGATAAATAGTTAACaatgtattaaaatttaatatatttattattctcGTTCAAAACATAGCGTGTTTGTACATATATCCAATGCATATAATCTGGTTACATCCTAtcctttatttattcattattcaattgaaaatatttaaattcgTATGCCAATTTTCCCTTTGCTATAACTCTCAAAAAGTCTCTAATCTGGTGCATTTTtaagtatttttttgccaaatactaaaaaaaaaaaaaaaaaaaaaaaaaaaaaaaattaatatggTTAAATTATACATCCATACAATGTAGTGCCATATTTATGAgatatatgcacattatatgtaacattttttatacaaatttgaTTATTACCTTAATATATCTCTTTGAAAATGGAATGTGAACagtgatatatattttgtaatcGTCTGATGATACTActatcttattttttaggtTGTTTGTTTTGTTGTCAACCTTTATTTTGTCCTTGAAAAATTGTTcctatattaaaaaataaataaaaaaatatggcaAATGCATACAAAGGTACTTTCAAAGTATACTGGTAATCACTATGCATGTATGTATGTACGTACGTATGTACGCATGCCATTTTCCGTTTAATGAACTTACCAATCCGCTAATATCCAAAATGGTATCCTTGACTGGCTTAGTACAATCAAGAATGTATTTAACTCCCTTTGTactttttactattttacttttttttccaagAATTTtggaaattttttttgcattttttccaGTAGTTTTTTTCGCACTTTTTACATCCTTTTTGGCTgccattttgttttatttttttttttattttaaaaatatggatattatagtaaaaagaaaataagaTTAAACTTATATCTATAAATGAGTTGTAGTTAATTTAggaatattcataaaacaCAAAATAGTGTTATGTTttgtaatttatatttttataaatatttttaaaatatttttttactttttttacgctatattttttctttttttatgttccCAAATTGGCgctaaataaatattataatattttttatacccgcataaaaatataaattggcttaatatgcataatttgtaaatataaggTGGAAAAACTatatcgtttttttttataaattattagatacccttaaatattatattatgtatattatattatatttattatatatatatataacattcCCCAGTCGTTTACtgcatatataacattttcCTCCGCGCTAAAAggaattttaatttttatgagcAATAGGCTTGGGGGtactataaaaaagaaaatatcatgtgcatttatttttatgcataaataatataatcttATTGTCAGTCAggaatacatatatatattttaaaataataatatagtatggaaaaaagaaggcgataaaattgtatagaTTTGTATAGGGTAAATTAATAAAccctttaaatataatatgcacataataatatatatataataataattttttataatttctttatatatatattaaaaatatttttaccgTTTTAAGCCCTTATCACTATTACATAATACCCCAATAGTAGGTGgaaatgcatttttttaccTGCACaagttttattataatgacAATGCtttgtaataaatattttatatcatatgtatatccattatattattattatatatgtaggaataaataaacaaccccctttctttatataaaaaaatacgaacatatttatttatgaccaatttttatatttcttgtTAAgccttaaaaaattttttaattttatttggcTTATTTTTgtga
This sequence is a window from Plasmodium chabaudi chabaudi strain AS genome assembly, chromosome: 7. Protein-coding genes within it:
- a CDS encoding protein transport protein SEC61 subunit beta, putative codes for the protein MNNTPPVIVGGVRTPARRRPTPSGGQTSSNNQGRGSVSGNTILKIYGDDSPGFKLTPQTVLISTLIFMATVVILHIISKI
- a CDS encoding 60S ribosomal protein L22, putative → MAAKKDVKSAKKTTGKNAKKISKILGKKSKIVKSTKGVKYILDCTKPVKDTILDISGLEQFFKDKIKVDNKTNNLKNKIVVSSDDYKIYITVHIPFSKRYIKYLAKKYLKMHQIRDFLRVIAKGKLAYEFKYFQLNNE